One region of Mucilaginibacter sp. 14171R-50 genomic DNA includes:
- a CDS encoding DUF2235 domain-containing protein, which translates to MKRIIVCSDGTWNKPGDIYEGEIVRTNVQKIFEAICNEDENHIKQIKFYDQGVGSSGTKLSRMIDGATGRGLDDNILDAYKFIIWNYEIGDEIFLFGFSRGAYTVRSLAGLIRTAGLVKNNNLRLIQQAYDMYRDRGDKAKHPNGDIAREFREKHSQPEVRIKFIGVWDTVGALGVPVKLFYNRKRYEFHDTTLSSYVDYAYHALAIDERRKNFIPTLWQQSKGVQDNGIKQVFEQRWFTGVHSNIGGGYPDEGLSDIALHWMIAKAKGAGLSFEEGYVDDEVRPNNKGRLYNSNTLPFSILGQFVRTLLSTPRAAESIHPSVFERIDANIGYVPVNLKNDMRNSAAT; encoded by the coding sequence ATGAAAAGAATTATAGTTTGCAGTGATGGCACCTGGAACAAACCCGGCGATATTTACGAAGGTGAAATTGTGCGCACAAACGTGCAAAAGATTTTTGAAGCTATTTGTAACGAGGATGAAAATCACATTAAACAAATAAAGTTTTACGATCAGGGCGTCGGATCAAGCGGCACAAAGCTTAGCCGGATGATTGATGGTGCCACCGGCCGTGGTTTAGACGACAATATACTTGACGCTTATAAATTCATCATTTGGAATTATGAGATAGGGGACGAGATATTCTTGTTTGGTTTTAGCAGGGGGGCATATACGGTGCGCAGCCTTGCCGGGCTTATCAGAACGGCCGGCCTGGTTAAAAATAACAATCTGCGGCTGATACAGCAGGCTTACGACATGTATCGCGACCGCGGGGATAAGGCCAAACATCCCAATGGCGACATTGCGCGGGAATTCAGGGAAAAACATAGCCAGCCTGAAGTGCGCATTAAGTTTATTGGCGTATGGGATACCGTAGGTGCCCTGGGCGTTCCGGTGAAGCTATTTTATAACAGAAAACGATACGAGTTTCATGACACTACCTTAAGCAGTTATGTAGACTATGCATATCATGCGCTGGCCATTGATGAGCGCCGTAAAAATTTCATACCTACTTTATGGCAGCAAAGCAAAGGTGTGCAGGACAATGGCATCAAACAGGTGTTTGAGCAGCGCTGGTTTACCGGCGTGCACTCAAACATTGGCGGTGGTTATCCGGACGAAGGGTTAAGTGATATCGCTTTGCATTGGATGATTGCAAAAGCAAAAGGCGCGGGCTTGAGTTTTGAAGAGGGATATGTAGATGACGAAGTGCGGCCAAATAATAAGGGGCGTTTGTACAACTCAAACACGTTGCCTTTTTCAATATTAGGGCAGTTTGTGCGCACGCTGCTCAGTACGCCCCGCGCGGCCGAAAGTATTCATCCTTCGGTATTTGAGCGTATTGATGCAAATATTGGATACGTCCCGGTGAACCTTAAGAATGATATGCGTAATAGCGCGGCAACTTAA
- a CDS encoding methylated-DNA--[protein]-cysteine S-methyltransferase: MKTQQELDYNRIAQAISYFKENYKKQPGLEEVAGHVHLSPFHFQRMFKDWAGVTPKQFLQYLSIEHAKQILKHTGANLLDTAYHTGLSGTGRLYDLFVKVEGMTPGEYKNGGAALNINYSFADTPFGKVIVASTHKGICHMAFTDDGEENAFDLLKRNFPNAQYSQLVDMVQQNALYIFNQDWQHLDEIKLHLKGTDFQIKVWEALLKVPAGGLTTYAALAVKSGSINASRAVGSAVASNPVAFLIPCHRVIRSTGEIGQYHWGATRKNAIIGWEAALKESAA; this comes from the coding sequence ATGAAAACACAACAGGAATTAGATTACAACCGTATAGCCCAGGCAATAAGCTATTTTAAAGAGAACTATAAAAAGCAACCCGGTTTAGAAGAAGTTGCCGGGCATGTTCATCTTAGCCCCTTTCATTTCCAACGCATGTTTAAAGATTGGGCCGGCGTAACCCCCAAACAGTTTCTGCAGTACCTGAGTATAGAGCACGCCAAGCAAATATTAAAACATACCGGTGCTAACCTGCTTGATACTGCTTACCACACCGGCCTATCGGGTACCGGCAGGCTTTACGATCTTTTTGTGAAGGTAGAGGGTATGACTCCCGGGGAATATAAGAATGGCGGCGCCGCCTTAAACATCAATTACTCGTTTGCCGATACGCCATTTGGTAAGGTTATCGTCGCGTCGACCCATAAAGGTATCTGCCATATGGCTTTTACCGATGACGGCGAAGAAAACGCCTTTGACCTGTTGAAACGAAACTTTCCCAATGCGCAGTACAGCCAATTGGTTGATATGGTACAGCAAAACGCTTTGTATATTTTTAATCAGGACTGGCAGCACCTTGACGAGATCAAATTACATCTGAAAGGCACCGATTTCCAGATCAAAGTATGGGAGGCCTTACTGAAAGTTCCGGCAGGCGGGCTTACTACCTATGCTGCGCTGGCCGTTAAATCGGGCAGTATAAATGCTTCACGGGCGGTTGGGTCGGCAGTGGCAAGCAACCCGGTGGCTTTTTTAATACCCTGTCACCGGGTGATCAGGTCCACAGGCGAAATTGGACAGTATCATTGGGGGGCGACGCGGAAAAATGCCATTATTGGCTGGGAAGCCGCTTTAAAGGAAAGCGCGGCCTGA
- a CDS encoding SH3 domain-containing protein: MTTKFGFTLMSIQEFETWIDARQLARTVLTIQEHHTYSPAYTQFNGSNHFALQQGMKNYHVNANGWSDIGQHFTTFPDGTIMTGRSLEKSPACVVGQNANAICIENLGNFDSGKDAMTPAHRDTIIRITAKLCKRFRLPVNTNSIVYHHWFDLSTGERNNGTKNNKTCPGTSFFGGNKVADCVANFLPLVTQAGAPAAPVISASAVLKYVSVTASSLNIRTKPNASSPKATDRDAAALGAILRVYKETNGWYKISGSQEHWVLGKYTTDVKRATVKADTLNARSGPGTTFQKLGSYTKGQELFIVKEQNGWCKVNMDDRWVSKDYLVFA; the protein is encoded by the coding sequence ATGACAACAAAATTCGGTTTTACATTAATGAGCATCCAGGAATTTGAAACCTGGATAGATGCCCGGCAGCTGGCGCGCACTGTTTTAACCATACAGGAACACCACACTTATAGCCCTGCCTACACCCAATTCAACGGCAGCAATCACTTCGCATTGCAACAGGGCATGAAAAATTACCACGTAAATGCAAATGGATGGAGCGATATCGGGCAGCACTTTACTACGTTCCCCGATGGCACTATCATGACCGGCCGTTCGCTTGAAAAGTCACCGGCGTGTGTAGTCGGTCAGAACGCTAACGCCATATGCATAGAAAACCTTGGGAATTTCGATTCGGGTAAAGATGCGATGACCCCGGCTCACCGCGATACTATCATTCGTATTACAGCAAAGCTTTGCAAACGTTTCCGCCTGCCTGTAAATACCAACAGCATTGTGTATCATCACTGGTTCGACCTCAGTACCGGCGAACGAAACAACGGCACAAAAAATAACAAAACATGCCCCGGAACCAGCTTTTTTGGCGGCAATAAGGTAGCCGACTGCGTCGCGAACTTTTTGCCCCTGGTAACACAAGCCGGTGCGCCGGCCGCACCCGTTATTTCGGCCAGCGCCGTGTTAAAGTATGTAAGCGTAACAGCATCGTCATTAAATATACGTACCAAACCCAATGCCTCAAGCCCCAAAGCTACAGACAGGGACGCAGCGGCATTGGGCGCTATATTACGGGTTTACAAAGAAACTAACGGCTGGTACAAAATATCGGGTAGCCAGGAGCATTGGGTACTGGGCAAATACACTACCGACGTTAAAAGGGCGACAGTAAAAGCCGACACGCTTAATGCGCGGAGCGGCCCGGGCACAACATTCCAGAAACTGGGTTCGTACACAAAAGGCCAGGAGCTGTTTATTGTAAAGGAACAGAATGGCTGGTGTAAGGTTAACATGGACGACCGGTGGGTAAGTAAGGATTATTTGGTATTTGCTTAA
- a CDS encoding glycosyltransferase family 2 protein, translating into MMKIGKLSIIIPAFNEGSTIHLILNKIKAVALMDNIQKEIIIIDDCSTDETEKAVADYQAANPELDIKYFRHIRNGGKGAALHTGIAQATGEYLIIQDADLEYDPAEYNDLLKPVCAGFADVVYGSRFMGSNPHRILFFWHTIGNRWLTFLSNMISNLNLTDMETCYKLFDTKLLQSIKLKEKRFGFEPEVTMKIARIPRIRIYEVGISYYGRTYEDGKKIGWKDGVRAIYCIVKYGLFSTK; encoded by the coding sequence ATGATGAAAATAGGTAAATTATCAATAATTATCCCGGCTTTTAACGAGGGTAGTACCATACACCTCATTCTGAATAAGATAAAAGCCGTTGCGCTGATGGATAATATCCAAAAGGAAATTATAATTATTGACGATTGCTCTACCGATGAGACCGAAAAAGCCGTTGCTGATTATCAAGCCGCCAACCCCGAACTTGACATTAAATACTTTAGGCACATCAGGAATGGTGGTAAAGGAGCAGCGTTGCACACTGGTATAGCCCAGGCTACCGGTGAATACCTGATTATTCAGGACGCCGACCTGGAGTATGATCCCGCGGAATATAACGATCTGCTGAAACCTGTTTGTGCCGGCTTTGCCGATGTAGTTTACGGTTCCAGGTTTATGGGCAGCAATCCGCACCGGATATTGTTTTTTTGGCACACCATTGGCAATCGCTGGCTAACTTTTCTTAGTAATATGATCAGTAACCTTAACCTTACCGATATGGAAACTTGTTATAAGTTGTTTGATACCAAGCTTTTGCAATCCATCAAATTAAAAGAAAAACGCTTTGGATTTGAGCCTGAGGTAACGATGAAAATAGCGCGCATCCCACGTATCCGCATTTACGAAGTAGGGATCTCTTATTATGGCCGCACTTATGAGGATGGTAAAAAAATAGGCTGGAAAGATGGCGTACGCGCTATATACTGCATCGTTAAATATGGTTTATTTAGCACCAAGTAA
- a CDS encoding metallophosphoesterase: protein MVRIGLISDTHGFLDDAVFKHFENCDEIWHAGDFGNIELADKLAAFKPLKGVYGNIDGTDVRKVYPEHLRFMCEKVDVWMTHIGGYPDRYAPNVKREIYTKTPGLFISGHSHILKVIYDKKINCLHLNPGAAGKQGWHKVRTLIRFSITDEKIHTLDVIELHK from the coding sequence ATGGTTCGTATAGGCCTGATATCAGATACCCACGGTTTTTTGGACGACGCCGTTTTTAAGCATTTTGAGAACTGCGACGAGATATGGCATGCCGGTGATTTTGGAAATATTGAGCTGGCCGACAAGTTAGCCGCCTTTAAACCGCTAAAAGGAGTATACGGCAATATCGACGGCACGGACGTGCGAAAAGTTTACCCCGAACACCTGCGTTTTATGTGCGAAAAGGTGGATGTTTGGATGACGCACATCGGCGGGTATCCGGATAGGTACGCGCCAAACGTAAAGCGTGAAATATACACTAAGACTCCTGGTTTATTTATAAGCGGCCACTCGCATATTTTGAAAGTTATTTACGATAAAAAAATAAATTGTTTGCATTTAAACCCCGGAGCAGCCGGGAAACAGGGCTGGCACAAGGTGCGAACTTTGATAAGGTTTTCTATTACTGACGAAAAAATTCATACCTTAGACGTTATTGAACTGCATAAATAA
- a CDS encoding tRNA1(Val) (adenine(37)-N6)-methyltransferase, with product MADIFKFKQFEVDQEGCAMKVNTDAVLLGALAAANNPQSIVDVGTGTGVIALMLAQRFAVANITAIEIDEHAAETAARNFENSAFADRLNIIKGDFIEVGHPEKYDLILSNPPFFLDSLTSANQKKNLARHTDSLFFDRLVKYAAEHLTDTGTCQLIIPLPTAAVIVDLFPKYQLYLQKVIAVKSFADSEPHRVILTFGKEQKGIAEDEFVIYDAPKVYSTDYQLALGDFLTIF from the coding sequence ATGGCTGATATTTTTAAATTTAAACAGTTTGAGGTTGACCAGGAGGGCTGCGCTATGAAGGTGAATACCGATGCTGTGCTGCTGGGCGCTTTGGCTGCAGCAAACAATCCCCAAAGTATTGTAGATGTGGGCACCGGAACAGGCGTAATTGCCCTGATGCTGGCCCAGCGTTTTGCCGTGGCAAATATTACCGCCATTGAAATTGATGAGCACGCGGCAGAAACCGCTGCACGAAATTTTGAAAATTCAGCTTTTGCAGACAGACTGAATATCATAAAAGGCGATTTTATAGAAGTTGGGCATCCTGAAAAATATGATCTCATCCTATCCAATCCGCCGTTCTTCCTGGATTCGCTTACCTCTGCAAATCAAAAGAAGAACCTGGCGAGGCATACGGATAGCTTATTTTTTGATCGATTGGTGAAGTATGCTGCCGAACATCTAACCGATACAGGCACCTGCCAGTTGATCATACCTTTACCGACCGCCGCTGTTATCGTGGACCTGTTCCCAAAATATCAGTTATACCTGCAAAAAGTTATAGCTGTAAAATCATTTGCTGATAGCGAACCCCACCGGGTAATATTGACGTTTGGCAAAGAGCAAAAAGGCATTGCTGAAGACGAGTTTGTAATTTATGATGCGCCCAAAGTTTACTCTACAGATTATCAATTGGCCCTTGGAGACTTTTTAACGATATTTTGA
- a CDS encoding DUF2200 domain-containing protein, with amino-acid sequence MNTTDKHNDRIANMTFSSVYPMYVKKVEAKGRTEEELQQVITWLTGFGNTKIRELIDKKVTFHQFFQMATLNPNAGLITGLICGYRIEDIENPLTKQVRYLDKLIDELAKGKKMEKILRKKEA; translated from the coding sequence ATGAACACCACCGATAAACACAACGATAGAATCGCTAACATGACCTTTTCTTCAGTATATCCAATGTACGTAAAAAAGGTGGAAGCGAAAGGCCGGACCGAAGAAGAATTGCAGCAGGTTATTACCTGGCTGACCGGTTTCGGTAATACAAAGATACGGGAATTGATCGACAAAAAGGTAACCTTCCATCAATTTTTTCAAATGGCGACGCTAAATCCAAACGCCGGCCTCATTACCGGTTTGATTTGCGGATATCGCATAGAAGATATTGAAAACCCGTTAACGAAGCAGGTTAGATACCTGGATAAACTGATAGACGAGTTGGCAAAAGGCAAAAAAATGGAGAAGATATTGCGGAAGAAAGAAGCATAG
- a CDS encoding MFS transporter translates to MSTNNGLPANTVSHTQINDGNRRRATLLAFALVPLSGLATDVYIPSFPGMASAFHTNSAGIQYTIICFLLSYGISQLFVGSIVDSFGRYRINLAALLVFALSNAVIIFTTNIHLVYVMRVLQGTATAFIIVGKRAFFVDVYTGEKQRHYTSMLSIIWATAPILAPFFGGYIQKSFGWQYNFVVLGVYGMVMFLLEFFLSGESIKIKQPFHLRSIFKVYRNLVSSVDFSLGIVILGICFAMVLIFTMSAPFIVEHKFHLSSVTTGYCALLSGLSLFVGGIAGKTIKSGNLFKRLMWANLCQLVVITLMYIFAAEKNGLLLLLLFVIPTTVIGGCIYNIFFTYCLTRFPLNAGVASGLTSGGAYLVTSVMVSGLLSFITITDQSSLAIGYIVLGLMITGLLVLIRKKLAY, encoded by the coding sequence ATGAGTACAAACAACGGGTTACCTGCAAATACCGTATCCCACACACAAATTAATGATGGCAACCGTAGGCGGGCAACCTTACTGGCGTTCGCGCTGGTGCCGCTATCGGGCTTGGCAACAGACGTTTACATCCCGTCCTTCCCGGGTATGGCCAGCGCTTTTCATACCAACTCGGCAGGGATACAATATACCATCATCTGTTTTTTGTTGAGCTATGGCATTTCGCAATTATTTGTTGGCTCTATTGTAGACAGCTTTGGCCGTTATCGGATAAACCTGGCTGCCCTGCTGGTATTTGCCTTAAGCAATGCAGTTATTATATTCACTACCAATATTCATCTGGTGTATGTGATGCGCGTGTTGCAGGGCACAGCAACTGCTTTTATCATAGTAGGCAAAAGGGCTTTTTTTGTTGATGTGTACACTGGCGAAAAGCAACGGCATTACACCAGCATGTTATCTATCATTTGGGCTACGGCGCCTATACTGGCACCTTTTTTTGGCGGCTACATTCAAAAAAGTTTTGGCTGGCAATACAATTTTGTGGTATTGGGGGTGTATGGCATGGTGATGTTTTTATTGGAGTTCTTTTTAAGCGGCGAATCGATAAAAATAAAACAGCCTTTTCACCTGCGGTCGATATTTAAGGTTTATCGCAACCTTGTATCGTCGGTGGATTTTAGTTTGGGCATAGTAATACTGGGTATCTGTTTCGCTATGGTTTTAATATTCACCATGTCGGCGCCTTTTATTGTCGAGCATAAGTTTCACCTGTCGTCGGTTACTACGGGTTATTGCGCGCTGCTTTCGGGCCTGTCGCTGTTTGTTGGTGGTATTGCAGGTAAAACTATCAAAAGCGGCAACTTGTTTAAAAGGCTTATGTGGGCAAATCTATGCCAATTGGTTGTAATAACACTGATGTACATTTTCGCAGCCGAAAAAAACGGGCTATTATTGCTGCTGCTGTTTGTAATTCCGACAACGGTTATTGGCGGCTGCATTTACAATATCTTTTTTACGTATTGTTTAACGCGTTTTCCGCTTAATGCCGGGGTTGCAAGCGGGTTAACCAGCGGAGGCGCATACCTGGTAACTTCTGTAATGGTATCGGGCTTGTTAAGCTTCATAACAATTACGGATCAATCGTCGCTGGCCATAGGTTACATCGTTTTAGGTTTGATGATAACCGGCCTTTTGGTTTTGATCAGGAAAAAACTGGCGTACTAA
- a CDS encoding VOC family protein, giving the protein MKKVTGLGGVFFKCDDPKGMNEWYSKNLGLPTSDYGTTFEWRHADDPSKSGSTSWCTFPQNTEYFNPSAKPFMINYRVEDLVALVEELKKENVTIVDEIAEYDYGKFVHVLDPEGNIIELWEPKDDEAAG; this is encoded by the coding sequence ATGAAAAAAGTAACCGGCCTTGGCGGCGTTTTTTTTAAATGCGATGACCCGAAAGGCATGAACGAATGGTATTCAAAAAACCTTGGATTGCCTACCAGCGACTATGGAACCACTTTTGAATGGCGACATGCTGATGATCCCTCAAAAAGCGGGTCTACTTCCTGGTGTACCTTTCCGCAGAATACCGAATACTTTAACCCGTCGGCAAAGCCGTTTATGATCAATTACCGTGTCGAGGATCTGGTGGCCCTGGTAGAGGAACTCAAAAAGGAAAATGTGACCATTGTTGACGAGATCGCCGAATATGATTACGGCAAATTCGTGCATGTGCTGGATCCTGAAGGGAACATCATCGAACTTTGGGAACCAAAGGACGATGAAGCGGCCGGCTAA
- the fbp gene encoding class 1 fructose-bisphosphatase produces the protein MKAVKTLGQFIIEKQADFPYAKGELSRLLRDIGIAAKIVNREVNKAGLADILGDNGTTNIQGEGQKKLDVYANEQFISALQYGGECCMVASEENDECIHIESEISKNAKYVVAIDPLDGSSNIDVNVGVGTIFSIYRRISAGGKAGLPDVLQRGTEQVAAGYVIYGSSTMLVYTTGKGVNGFTLDPSIGEFCLSHPNMRIPDDGVIYSINEGYYSHFPDGVKKYIKYCQVEDDKTKRPYTSRYIGSMVADLHRNMIKGGIFIYPLTAAAPNGKLRLVYECNPMAFIIEQAGGKASNGYNRILELDVTELHQRSAIFIGSKNMVGKAEEMMACFSPQLIKRNFEGEVCLQ, from the coding sequence ATGAAAGCAGTAAAAACATTAGGACAATTTATTATCGAAAAACAGGCCGATTTTCCGTACGCCAAAGGCGAGCTATCGCGACTATTGCGCGACATAGGTATTGCCGCCAAAATCGTGAACCGTGAGGTGAACAAAGCCGGCCTCGCTGATATTTTAGGCGATAATGGTACAACAAACATACAGGGCGAAGGTCAGAAGAAACTGGATGTATATGCTAACGAGCAGTTTATCTCGGCGCTGCAATATGGAGGTGAGTGTTGTATGGTAGCATCCGAAGAAAATGACGAATGCATCCATATCGAATCGGAGATATCGAAGAACGCTAAATACGTGGTGGCTATCGACCCATTGGACGGCTCGTCAAATATTGATGTGAATGTTGGTGTGGGTACCATCTTTTCTATTTATCGCCGTATCTCGGCCGGTGGCAAGGCGGGGCTGCCAGACGTGCTTCAGCGCGGTACCGAACAGGTAGCTGCAGGATACGTGATCTACGGCTCATCAACCATGCTGGTTTACACTACAGGCAAAGGTGTTAATGGCTTTACGCTGGACCCATCTATAGGCGAATTTTGCTTGTCGCACCCTAATATGCGTATCCCGGATGATGGGGTTATTTATTCCATCAATGAAGGTTATTATTCGCATTTTCCGGACGGGGTGAAAAAATACATCAAATATTGCCAGGTAGAAGACGATAAAACCAAACGGCCCTATACATCGCGCTATATAGGCTCGATGGTGGCCGACTTGCATCGTAACATGATCAAAGGGGGGATATTTATTTACCCGTTAACGGCGGCCGCGCCTAATGGTAAGCTGCGCCTGGTTTACGAGTGTAACCCTATGGCATTTATTATAGAACAGGCAGGAGGGAAGGCCAGTAACGGCTATAACCGCATACTGGAATTGGATGTAACCGAGTTGCACCAGCGATCGGCGATATTTATCGGCTCCAAAAATATGGTTGGCAAGGCCGAAGAAATGATGGCCTGCTTTTCGCCGCAGCTGATAAAACGGAATTTCGAGGGTGAAGTGTGTTTGCAATAG
- a CDS encoding cation-translocating P-type ATPase has product MAEQLVELNVTGMHCNNCAMSIHKLLEKKGLHNVLVSFASEEVKFSTPDQSILPQIIKDIEGLGFKVVDEENAQATPFYDKVENKFIFCAIFTAPLLLHMVLPWHFLHNHIVQLILCLPVFIVGCLHFGKSAYSSLKNGVPNMDVLIFIGSTSAFIYSLVGSIQNLGGHYLFYETCATIITLVLLGNVLEKRSVNQTTSAVKDLMKFQQVMANRVVNGSIEVIGAKEVLSGDTLLVNEGDQVPVDGEILSGDALVNEAMITGESIPVIKGKYDKVIGGTIVQQGNIRIMATKVGSNSTLSQIIDLMKKAQAAKPPVQKLGDKVAAIFVPVVIVIALLTFLITYFATDAGMQNSIMNAIAVMVISCPCAMGLATPTAVMVGLGRAAKNGILIKGGDTIEAVANTKYVLFDKTGTLTTGKFSITEIKPEEGFTMEQIRGVITAIEERSNHPIARSLVSGLQAQPQQKIILRSATEEKGLGMRAEDIDGNNYFLGTAKHKTPDHFNLTLYRNQVRMAQIGVDDTIKPNAINLISQLKKSGITPVLVSGDKTLRCSILAATLGIKEVHAEMLPDDKLKVVDMYRKKGKTIMIGDGINDAPALTQADVGVSMNDASQIAIQSAKVILLNTDLQSVVTFLQISRHTLLTIKQNLFWAFAYNIIAIPVAALGFLNPMIGALAMAFSDVIVIGNSLRLKVKKVSPPTP; this is encoded by the coding sequence ATGGCAGAGCAATTAGTGGAGTTGAATGTTACCGGGATGCATTGCAACAACTGTGCAATGAGTATCCATAAGTTATTGGAGAAGAAAGGCTTGCACAATGTGTTGGTTAGCTTCGCCTCCGAAGAGGTGAAATTCAGCACTCCCGACCAGTCTATTCTGCCCCAGATCATCAAAGATATTGAAGGCCTCGGATTTAAGGTTGTTGACGAAGAAAATGCACAGGCAACACCATTTTATGACAAGGTAGAGAATAAATTCATCTTCTGCGCCATATTTACCGCCCCCTTATTGCTACACATGGTTTTGCCATGGCACTTTCTGCATAACCATATTGTACAATTAATACTATGCCTGCCCGTGTTTATTGTGGGCTGCCTGCATTTTGGTAAAAGTGCCTATAGCTCGTTAAAAAACGGTGTTCCTAATATGGATGTACTGATATTTATCGGTTCAACATCGGCCTTTATATATAGTCTGGTGGGCAGTATTCAAAATCTCGGCGGGCATTACCTTTTTTACGAAACCTGCGCAACCATCATTACCCTGGTATTACTTGGCAACGTGCTTGAAAAGCGGTCGGTAAACCAAACTACTTCGGCGGTAAAGGACCTGATGAAGTTTCAGCAGGTAATGGCTAACCGGGTTGTTAACGGCAGCATTGAAGTGATTGGCGCCAAAGAGGTGTTATCCGGCGATACCCTTTTGGTTAACGAAGGCGACCAGGTGCCCGTGGACGGCGAAATACTATCGGGCGATGCGCTGGTGAACGAAGCCATGATAACCGGTGAAAGCATCCCGGTAATTAAAGGAAAGTATGATAAGGTTATTGGAGGCACTATTGTGCAGCAAGGCAATATCCGTATAATGGCTACAAAAGTTGGTTCAAACAGTACGCTTTCGCAGATCATCGACCTGATGAAAAAAGCCCAGGCCGCCAAGCCCCCCGTTCAAAAGCTGGGCGATAAGGTGGCGGCGATATTTGTGCCGGTGGTAATTGTAATAGCCCTGCTTACGTTTCTGATAACTTATTTTGCAACAGATGCAGGCATGCAAAATTCTATTATGAATGCTATTGCCGTTATGGTGATCTCGTGCCCGTGTGCAATGGGTTTGGCTACGCCTACGGCCGTAATGGTTGGCTTGGGTAGGGCCGCTAAAAACGGGATACTGATAAAGGGCGGCGATACGATTGAAGCAGTTGCCAATACTAAGTATGTATTGTTTGACAAAACGGGTACGTTAACTACCGGTAAATTCAGCATCACCGAAATAAAGCCCGAAGAAGGTTTTACCATGGAACAGATCCGCGGCGTGATCACCGCCATTGAGGAACGCTCTAACCATCCTATCGCCAGATCGTTGGTGAGCGGCTTGCAGGCGCAGCCTCAGCAAAAAATAATATTGCGCAGCGCTACCGAGGAAAAAGGCCTGGGCATGCGCGCCGAAGATATAGATGGCAACAACTATTTTTTAGGTACGGCCAAACATAAAACCCCCGATCATTTTAACCTCACCCTGTACCGCAACCAGGTACGGATGGCGCAAATAGGTGTTGATGATACCATAAAGCCTAATGCAATAAATTTGATATCCCAATTAAAGAAATCAGGTATTACCCCGGTGCTGGTAAGTGGTGATAAAACGTTGCGCTGTTCAATACTTGCAGCAACTTTGGGCATTAAAGAGGTACATGCCGAGATGCTGCCTGATGATAAGCTGAAAGTGGTTGATATGTACCGCAAAAAAGGCAAAACCATAATGATAGGCGACGGTATAAACGATGCCCCTGCCCTTACCCAGGCAGATGTGGGCGTATCTATGAACGATGCCAGCCAAATTGCCATACAATCGGCTAAGGTGATATTGCTTAACACCGATCTGCAATCGGTAGTAACCTTTCTGCAAATAAGCCGGCACACCTTGCTTACCATCAAACAAAACCTGTTTTGGGCTTTTGCCTATAATATCATAGCCATACCCGTAGCTGCACTGGGTTTCCTGAACCCGATGATAGGCGCCCTTGCTATGGCATTCTCGGATGTGATTGTGATTGGAAACTCCTTAAGGTTGAAGGTGAAGAAAGTAAGCCCCCCAACCCCCTAA
- the rnhA gene encoding ribonuclease HI, protein MIEIYTDGASSGNPGPGGYGVILRSGQHYKELSAGYRKTTNNRMELLAVITGLEAIKAPNQNVTIYSDSKYVIDAIEKRWVHGWVAKGFKDKKNKDLWLRYLTIAKLHHIKFVWVRGHNGHPENERCDQLAVAAGKQKDLLIDSVFEMESAKAGLL, encoded by the coding sequence ATGATAGAAATTTATACAGACGGTGCATCAAGCGGAAACCCGGGGCCGGGCGGTTATGGAGTAATATTGCGTTCGGGACAGCACTATAAAGAGCTTTCGGCAGGATATCGTAAAACCACCAATAACCGTATGGAATTGCTGGCCGTTATCACCGGCCTGGAAGCCATCAAAGCGCCTAACCAAAACGTCACCATTTACTCCGACTCCAAATATGTTATCGATGCGATTGAAAAACGCTGGGTACATGGCTGGGTTGCCAAGGGTTTTAAAGATAAGAAGAACAAGGACCTTTGGCTGCGCTATCTTACTATTGCCAAATTACATCACATTAAATTTGTTTGGGTACGCGGCCATAACGGGCATCCCGAAAATGAGCGCTGCGACCAGCTTGCAGTAGCTGCCGGCAAACAAAAGGATCTTTTAATAGACTCTGTTTTCGAAATGGAATCAGCTAAAGCGGGTTTGTTGTAA